The following are from one region of the Sulfurimicrobium lacus genome:
- a CDS encoding sigma-54 interaction domain-containing protein encodes MNDKTTTVPRELQSLLDALPEPRILVGQDYRIVSSNAAYRHAFGNPRAILGRTCYEISHHYDKPCDQCGESCPLQTAMTTRQPGRVLHLHHTPRGEEYVDVELIPIQDEQGKLAYFVETMRFLHETGDQPGALGMEGRSPAFTQMLALINRAAPAMTPVLLLGESGTGKELAALALHALSPRRNKPFVPVDCSGMTESLFESELFGYEKGAFTGATRRKTGLVEAAAGGTLFLDELGDIPLHLQVKLLRLLESGTFRRVGGVETLRADFRLVAATHRNLEEMMDAGTFRRDLYYRIAAFPVHLPALRERREDIPLLANVMLERLAPGRPLHLTEAAAEQLMQYSYPGNVRELRNLLERAILLADGDTIDGRHLPTGPVLARNAPTPAQAAREEILPLEEVERRYVRQALQRLGGDKRELARRLGLSERTLYRKLG; translated from the coding sequence ATGAATGACAAAACAACCACAGTACCCCGGGAGTTGCAGTCCCTCCTCGATGCACTGCCCGAACCGCGCATCCTGGTGGGCCAGGATTACCGCATTGTTTCGTCCAATGCCGCCTACCGCCATGCTTTCGGCAACCCGCGCGCCATCCTGGGCCGCACCTGCTACGAAATCTCCCACCATTACGACAAGCCCTGCGACCAGTGCGGCGAATCCTGCCCGCTCCAGACCGCCATGACGACGCGCCAGCCCGGCCGCGTGCTGCATCTGCACCACACGCCGCGCGGGGAAGAGTACGTGGATGTCGAACTGATCCCCATCCAGGACGAGCAGGGCAAGCTGGCCTATTTCGTGGAAACCATGCGCTTCCTGCACGAGACCGGTGACCAGCCGGGCGCCCTGGGCATGGAGGGGCGCTCTCCCGCCTTCACCCAGATGCTCGCGCTCATCAACCGCGCCGCGCCGGCCATGACGCCGGTGCTACTGCTGGGCGAATCCGGCACCGGCAAGGAACTCGCCGCGCTCGCGCTGCATGCCCTGAGCCCCCGGCGCAACAAGCCTTTCGTGCCGGTGGACTGCTCCGGCATGACGGAAAGCCTGTTCGAGTCGGAACTGTTCGGCTATGAAAAAGGCGCCTTCACCGGCGCCACCCGGCGCAAGACCGGGCTGGTCGAGGCGGCAGCCGGCGGCACCCTGTTCCTCGACGAACTGGGCGACATCCCCCTGCATTTGCAGGTCAAACTGCTGCGCCTGCTCGAATCAGGCACTTTTCGCCGGGTGGGCGGGGTGGAAACCCTGCGCGCCGATTTCCGCCTGGTCGCCGCCACCCACCGCAACCTGGAAGAGATGATGGACGCCGGCACTTTCCGCCGCGACCTCTACTACCGCATCGCCGCCTTCCCCGTCCACCTGCCCGCATTGCGCGAGCGGCGCGAGGACATCCCCCTGCTGGCGAACGTCATGCTCGAGCGCCTGGCGCCGGGCCGCCCCCTGCATTTGACCGAAGCCGCCGCCGAACAGCTCATGCAATACAGCTATCCGGGTAACGTGCGGGAACTGCGCAACCTGCTGGAGCGAGCAATATTGCTTGCGGACGGAGATACCATCGACGGACGGCACTTGCCGACCGGACCGGTCCTGGCCCGGAATGCGCCGACCCCGGCGCAAGCGGCAAGAGAGGAAATACTGCCGCTGGAAGAAGTCGAGCGGCGTTACGTGCGCCAGGCGCTGCAGCGACTGGGCGGCGACAAGCGCGAACTGGCCCGCCGCCTGGGCCTGAGCGAACGCACGCTGTACCGCAAGCTGGGCTGA
- a CDS encoding glutamate-ammonia-ligase adenylyltransferase — MIQGKPLGRILLAVLALLALYWFGLRTDPKVAALNQAIEAKAGPALRDYPYPFQVLRLEGAVAVMATPRSPAVPVYRMIGALYPALAGKSPDNPDFVAAEKELAKAQSEARKIVLEQPGVSEVKWELDQNWLISHGISIN, encoded by the coding sequence ATGATCCAAGGAAAACCGCTGGGCAGGATTCTGCTCGCCGTGCTTGCGCTGCTGGCGCTCTACTGGTTCGGGCTGCGCACCGACCCCAAGGTGGCGGCGCTCAACCAGGCGATCGAGGCAAAGGCCGGTCCGGCCTTGCGCGACTACCCTTACCCATTCCAGGTGCTGCGCCTCGAAGGCGCGGTGGCGGTGATGGCGACGCCGCGCTCCCCGGCGGTGCCGGTGTACCGCATGATCGGCGCGCTTTACCCGGCGCTGGCCGGGAAGTCGCCGGACAACCCGGATTTCGTCGCGGCGGAAAAGGAGCTGGCGAAGGCCCAGTCGGAAGCGAGAAAGATCGTGCTCGAACAGCCCGGCGTGAGCGAAGTGAAATGGGAGCTGGACCAGAACTGGCTGATCAGCCACGGGATTTCGATAAATTGA
- a CDS encoding DUF6858 family protein — translation MKKTLLQEKYPILVSEIGKHETACQTVEAVADYLKAKIAENPKVQFIGVFDHYAHTRNIGGEIAPGIRGALDVIFCFGFALPNPQVLAVRPRSIGVADLGDKFVVSFMEAPMKPANEAMEAWVKGLREQI, via the coding sequence ATGAAAAAAACCCTGCTGCAGGAAAAATACCCCATTCTCGTTTCCGAGATCGGCAAGCACGAGACCGCATGCCAGACCGTGGAGGCGGTGGCGGACTACTTGAAGGCAAAGATTGCCGAGAACCCCAAGGTGCAGTTCATCGGCGTGTTCGACCATTACGCCCACACCAGAAATATCGGCGGCGAGATCGCGCCCGGCATCCGGGGCGCGCTGGACGTGATTTTCTGTTTCGGCTTCGCCCTGCCCAATCCGCAGGTTCTGGCAGTGCGGCCCCGTTCCATCGGCGTGGCCGACCTGGGCGACAAGTTCGTGGTGAGTTTCATGGAAGCCCCCATGAAGCCCGCCAACGAGGCCATGGAAGCCTGGGTGAAAGGGCTGCGCGAGCAGATTTGA
- a CDS encoding alpha/beta hydrolase, whose amino-acid sequence MLTLALTLAGIALAVAGFHGLIRWSLRAPRVVERETPAKFGLAYEDVRIPGAGGKSLFGWLVPSAAGEGAPALVILHGWGGNAETMLPLVPALHRAGFALLLIDARNHGKSDADTFSSLPRFAEDLDHALDWLKVRRGVKPDRLGVVGHSVGAAAALLAASRRHDLAAVVSIAAFAHPAGMMRRLLKSWRIPYLPFGWYVLRYVQKVIGYRFDDIAPLSTIAHARCPVLLVHGTEDTTVPVAEAELLHARRGGKQGRLLLVKGSHDSYEELDRQIGDVIDFLDSALKPGNSPDSANKPASRSGT is encoded by the coding sequence GTGTTGACCCTGGCGCTGACGCTGGCCGGCATTGCGCTTGCCGTGGCCGGCTTCCACGGTCTGATTCGCTGGAGTTTGCGGGCGCCGCGCGTGGTCGAGCGGGAAACGCCGGCAAAATTCGGGCTGGCGTACGAGGATGTGCGGATTCCGGGCGCGGGCGGCAAGTCCCTGTTCGGCTGGCTGGTGCCTTCCGCTGCCGGTGAAGGGGCGCCGGCCCTGGTGATTCTGCACGGCTGGGGCGGCAATGCGGAAACCATGCTGCCGCTGGTGCCCGCGTTGCACCGCGCGGGGTTTGCGCTGCTGCTGATCGATGCGCGCAACCACGGAAAAAGCGATGCCGATACTTTCTCGTCGCTACCGCGTTTTGCCGAAGACCTCGACCACGCGCTCGACTGGCTGAAAGTCAGGCGCGGCGTGAAGCCGGATCGTCTGGGCGTGGTCGGCCATTCGGTCGGCGCGGCCGCCGCGCTGCTTGCCGCATCGCGGCGCCATGACCTGGCTGCCGTGGTGAGCATTGCCGCCTTCGCGCACCCCGCCGGCATGATGCGCCGTCTCCTCAAGTCGTGGCGCATACCCTACCTGCCTTTCGGCTGGTATGTGCTGCGCTACGTGCAAAAGGTGATCGGCTACCGTTTCGACGACATCGCGCCGCTCAGCACCATCGCCCATGCCCGCTGCCCGGTGCTGCTGGTGCACGGCACGGAGGACACCACCGTGCCCGTGGCGGAAGCCGAGCTGTTGCATGCGCGGCGTGGCGGGAAACAGGGGCGCTTGCTGCTGGTGAAGGGCAGCCACGACAGTTATGAGGAACTGGACAGGCAAATCGGCGACGTGATCGATTTCCTCGACAGCGCGCTGAAACCGGGAAATTCACCCGATAGCGCAAACAAGCCGGCATCGAGGAGTGGCACATGA
- a CDS encoding SLAC1 anion channel family protein has protein sequence MTDAAARLKNFPISWFAMIMGMTGFSIAWNRAEHIFDTGFCVSSVLLGVASVLFVVLATIYAAKIVKYPQDVLGEIRHPVKLAFVPTFSIGLLLLSIAYLHIAPALSFWLWSVGAVLHLAITLYVLSSWIHHTKYEIAHLNPAWFIPVVGNILVPVAGVHHASPEISWFFFSLGLFFWPILTAIIFYRLIFHGSLPERFMPTLFIFIAPPAVGFISWFNLTGGVDAFARVLYFVGLFFTLLLLSQFNYFRRLKFFLSWWAYSFPIAAITIATLIMVKATGLALYTWLAAGLLGVLSLLVLMLLVRTALAVVRREICVEGH, from the coding sequence ATGACCGACGCCGCCGCCCGCCTGAAGAATTTCCCCATCTCCTGGTTCGCCATGATCATGGGCATGACCGGCTTCAGCATCGCCTGGAACCGCGCCGAGCATATATTCGACACCGGTTTCTGCGTCAGTTCGGTGCTGCTGGGCGTTGCCAGCGTCCTGTTCGTCGTGCTGGCGACGATCTATGCCGCCAAGATCGTCAAATATCCGCAGGACGTGCTGGGCGAGATTCGCCACCCGGTCAAGCTGGCCTTCGTGCCGACTTTCTCCATCGGCCTGCTGCTCCTGTCCATCGCCTACCTGCACATCGCGCCCGCGCTTTCCTTCTGGCTCTGGAGCGTGGGTGCCGTGCTGCACCTGGCCATCACCCTCTACGTGCTGTCTTCCTGGATACACCACACCAAGTACGAGATCGCCCACCTCAACCCGGCCTGGTTCATCCCGGTGGTGGGCAACATCCTGGTGCCGGTGGCCGGGGTACACCACGCCTCGCCCGAAATTTCCTGGTTCTTCTTCAGCCTGGGGCTGTTCTTCTGGCCGATACTCACCGCCATCATCTTCTATCGCCTGATCTTCCACGGCAGCCTGCCGGAGCGTTTCATGCCCACCCTGTTCATCTTCATCGCCCCGCCGGCGGTGGGTTTCATTTCCTGGTTCAATCTCACCGGCGGGGTGGACGCCTTCGCCCGCGTACTCTACTTCGTGGGCCTGTTCTTCACGCTCCTGCTGCTGAGCCAGTTCAATTATTTCCGCCGCCTCAAGTTCTTCCTCTCCTGGTGGGCCTATTCCTTCCCCATCGCCGCCATTACCATCGCCACGCTCATCATGGTCAAGGCAACCGGGCTCGCGCTCTATACCTGGCTCGCCGCCGGGCTGCTCGGTGTGCTCAGCCTGCTGGTCCTCATGCTGCTGGTGCGCACGGCGCTGGCCGTGGTGCGGCGCGAGATTTGCGTCGAGGGGCACTGA
- a CDS encoding DUF6858 family protein, with product MQHITVEGRYPVWVEEIAKADTPWRDVDEIAAALSACIHRQAGAAFIGVFDYYGFNLRVGASLPIDMQDAKTVLFCPGARLPSPAALALCPCAIGVADMGNRFVISFLDAPVVSPTETLALWVEDLRAADIAPGRMPGNAAH from the coding sequence ATGCAGCACATCACCGTGGAAGGCCGCTATCCCGTCTGGGTCGAGGAAATCGCCAAGGCCGATACGCCCTGGCGCGATGTGGACGAGATCGCCGCCGCGCTCAGCGCCTGCATTCATCGCCAGGCGGGCGCCGCTTTCATCGGCGTGTTCGATTACTACGGCTTCAACCTGCGCGTCGGCGCATCCCTCCCCATCGACATGCAGGACGCCAAGACGGTCCTGTTCTGCCCCGGCGCCCGGTTGCCCAGCCCCGCTGCCTTGGCGTTGTGCCCCTGCGCCATCGGCGTGGCCGACATGGGAAACCGTTTCGTGATTTCCTTTCTCGACGCGCCGGTCGTTTCCCCCACGGAAACCTTGGCGCTGTGGGTCGAGGATTTGCGCGCCGCAGATATCGCCCCAGGCAGAATGCCGGGGAACGCGGCGCATTAA
- a CDS encoding group II truncated hemoglobin gives MQAINQPATTPYQRIGGDAAIRKLVDRFYELMDELPEAYTARKIHPQDLTESGNKFFDFLSGWLGGPQRFVEKYGHPMLRRRHFPYAIGPEERDQWLMCMKQALEETVEDVSLRDALYAQFAQLGEHMRNRGGDIQACGHAGS, from the coding sequence ATGCAAGCAATCAACCAACCCGCCACCACCCCCTACCAGCGTATTGGCGGCGATGCGGCGATCCGCAAACTGGTCGACCGGTTCTACGAGTTGATGGACGAACTGCCGGAGGCGTATACCGCGCGCAAAATCCATCCGCAAGATCTCACCGAATCCGGCAACAAGTTTTTCGATTTTCTCTCCGGCTGGCTGGGTGGCCCGCAGCGTTTTGTGGAGAAATACGGCCACCCCATGCTGAGGCGCCGCCATTTTCCCTACGCCATCGGCCCGGAAGAGCGCGACCAGTGGCTCATGTGCATGAAGCAGGCGCTGGAAGAAACGGTGGAGGATGTCTCGCTGCGCGACGCCTTGTACGCCCAGTTCGCCCAGCTGGGCGAACACATGCGCAACCGGGGCGGAGATATTCAAGCCTGCGGGCATGCCGGCAGTTAG
- a CDS encoding ROK family protein has translation MRLGIDLGGTKIEIVALDDQGVERLRRRVPTPCGDYSATLQAIAGLVQEAETELGQCGSVGIGTPGAISRATGRLKNSNSVHLNGQPILQDLEALLGRPVKIANDANCFALSEATDGAAAGAAVVFGVIIGTGTGAGIVVDGKILTGANGIAGEWGHNPLPWPEAQELPGPQCYCGRRGCIETFLSGPGMVKLHQQDTGETLSPEEIVARAFASDLACEHSLRAYENRLARSLAHVINILDPDVIVLGGGMSNIERLYTRVPEIWGRWVFSDRVDTRLVRHRFGDSSGVRGAAWL, from the coding sequence ATGAGACTGGGCATCGACCTCGGCGGGACCAAGATCGAAATCGTCGCGTTGGACGATCAAGGCGTGGAGCGTTTGCGCCGGCGCGTGCCCACGCCGTGCGGGGATTATTCCGCCACCTTGCAGGCGATAGCCGGCCTGGTTCAGGAAGCGGAGACGGAACTGGGGCAGTGCGGCTCGGTGGGCATCGGCACGCCCGGCGCCATTTCCAGGGCCACCGGCCGGCTCAAGAACTCCAATTCGGTGCACCTCAACGGGCAGCCGATTCTCCAGGATCTGGAAGCCTTGCTGGGGCGCCCGGTTAAAATCGCCAACGACGCCAACTGCTTTGCGCTTTCCGAAGCCACGGACGGGGCGGCGGCAGGCGCTGCGGTGGTGTTCGGCGTAATCATCGGCACCGGTACCGGGGCGGGCATCGTGGTCGACGGGAAGATCCTCACCGGGGCCAACGGCATCGCCGGAGAATGGGGGCATAACCCCTTGCCCTGGCCGGAAGCGCAGGAACTTCCCGGCCCGCAATGCTACTGCGGCCGCCGCGGGTGCATCGAGACCTTTCTCTCCGGGCCGGGCATGGTGAAGCTGCACCAGCAGGATACGGGCGAAACCCTGAGCCCGGAGGAAATCGTGGCGCGGGCCTTCGCCAGCGATCTCGCCTGCGAACACAGCCTGCGGGCCTACGAAAACCGTCTCGCCCGTTCCCTGGCGCACGTCATCAACATCCTCGATCCGGACGTCATCGTCCTCGGGGGAGGGATGTCCAACATCGAGCGCTTGTATACGCGCGTTCCCGAAATATGGGGACGCTGGGTGTTTTCAGACCGGGTGGACACCCGGCTGGTGCGGCACCGCTTCGGCGATTCCAGCGGGGTGCGCGGCGCTGCCTGGCTATAG
- a CDS encoding plasma-membrane proton-efflux P-type ATPase: protein MADQDTKTASPLTGLSTDEAALRLTQFGPNEVAEEKPHPLLALLGKFWSPVPWMLEVTIILQFALGKPDEAAVIAVLLVVNAVLGYFQEGRANKALALLRQRLDIQARVLRDGRWQLVPARNLVPGDAVHVRMGDLVPADLRLAEGQVQLDQSSLTGESLPAEAGPGGDAYSGSVVTRGEASGEVLATGTGTRFGKTAELVRSAKTVSHLEAVIFGIVKYLVLLDVALVAALLVYAVATGMPLTEVVPFALILLVASVPVALPATFTLATALGALELAKRGVLVTRLSAIEEAAAMDMLASDKTGTITANSLSLAALKPAGAITENDLLRWAALACDEATQDPIDLAILAAARERTLLEHPPRRIRFTPFDPQTRRSETLFEENALTRRAVKGAALEVAALAGAPDVAAEVEALAASGYRVLGVAIGDEAALQFAGLVALQDPPREDSAALVESLRQLGVRVVMVTGDGQATARTVARAVGIGERACPASMLAENATLSIKACDVFAQVFPEDKFHLVQALQHAGHVTGMTGDGVNDAPALKQAEVGIAVANATDVAKAAASLVLTNPGLSDVVAAVETSRRIYQRMLTYTLNKIIKTLEIAIFMSVGVMLTGVFVITPLLVVLLLFTNDFVTMSIATDRVAFSRKPERWHIATLMLTAAPLAARDLLHLPLAQL from the coding sequence ATGGCCGACCAGGACACGAAAACAGCCAGCCCGCTCACGGGCTTGAGTACGGACGAGGCGGCACTGCGTCTGACGCAATTCGGCCCCAACGAGGTGGCGGAAGAAAAGCCCCATCCGCTGCTCGCCCTGCTGGGCAAGTTCTGGTCGCCGGTGCCGTGGATGCTGGAAGTGACGATCATCCTGCAGTTCGCGCTCGGTAAGCCGGACGAGGCCGCCGTCATCGCCGTCCTGCTCGTGGTCAACGCCGTGCTGGGCTATTTCCAGGAAGGGCGCGCCAACAAGGCGCTGGCCCTGCTGCGGCAGCGCCTCGACATCCAGGCGCGCGTGCTGCGCGACGGCCGCTGGCAACTGGTGCCGGCGCGCAATTTGGTGCCCGGCGACGCGGTGCATGTGCGCATGGGCGACCTCGTTCCCGCCGACCTGCGCCTTGCGGAAGGACAGGTGCAGCTCGACCAGTCCAGCCTCACCGGCGAATCCCTGCCGGCGGAAGCGGGGCCGGGCGGCGACGCTTATTCCGGCTCCGTCGTGACCCGCGGCGAAGCCAGCGGAGAGGTGCTCGCCACGGGAACGGGCACCCGTTTCGGCAAGACCGCGGAACTGGTGCGCAGCGCAAAGACGGTGAGCCACCTGGAGGCGGTGATTTTCGGCATCGTCAAATACCTGGTGCTGCTGGACGTGGCGCTGGTTGCGGCGCTGCTGGTCTATGCCGTGGCGACGGGCATGCCCCTCACCGAAGTGGTGCCCTTCGCCCTGATCCTGCTGGTCGCCTCCGTCCCCGTGGCCCTGCCCGCCACCTTCACCCTGGCCACGGCCCTGGGCGCGCTGGAGCTGGCCAAGCGGGGCGTCCTGGTGACGCGCCTGTCCGCCATCGAAGAGGCCGCCGCCATGGACATGCTGGCGAGCGACAAGACCGGCACCATTACCGCCAACAGCCTGAGCCTGGCGGCGCTCAAGCCCGCCGGAGCCATCACGGAGAACGATCTGCTGCGCTGGGCGGCGCTGGCTTGCGACGAGGCCACGCAAGACCCCATCGATCTGGCCATTCTCGCCGCCGCCCGCGAACGCACGCTGCTGGAGCATCCGCCGCGGCGCATCCGCTTCACCCCTTTCGATCCGCAGACGCGCCGCTCTGAAACGCTGTTCGAGGAAAACGCGCTCACCCGCCGGGCCGTCAAGGGTGCGGCGCTCGAAGTCGCGGCCCTGGCCGGCGCGCCGGATGTCGCAGCCGAAGTCGAAGCCCTCGCGGCAAGCGGATACCGCGTGCTGGGCGTGGCCATCGGCGACGAAGCCGCGCTGCAATTCGCCGGCCTGGTCGCCCTGCAGGACCCGCCGCGCGAGGATTCCGCCGCCCTGGTGGAGAGCCTGCGCCAGCTCGGGGTGCGCGTGGTGATGGTGACCGGCGACGGGCAGGCCACGGCACGGACGGTGGCCAGGGCGGTGGGCATCGGCGAGCGCGCCTGCCCGGCGAGCATGCTCGCGGAAAACGCCACACTGTCCATCAAGGCATGCGACGTGTTCGCCCAGGTGTTTCCCGAGGACAAATTCCACCTCGTGCAGGCCTTGCAGCACGCCGGCCACGTGACGGGCATGACCGGCGACGGCGTCAACGACGCGCCGGCGCTGAAACAGGCCGAGGTCGGCATCGCCGTGGCCAACGCCACCGACGTGGCCAAGGCCGCCGCCAGCCTGGTGCTCACCAACCCCGGCCTGTCCGACGTGGTGGCGGCGGTGGAAACCAGTCGGCGCATCTACCAGCGCATGCTCACCTACACCCTCAACAAGATCATCAAGACGCTGGAAATCGCCATTTTCATGAGCGTGGGCGTGATGCTGACCGGCGTGTTCGTGATCACGCCGCTGCTCGTCGTGTTGCTGCTGTTCACCAACGATTTCGTCACCATGTCCATCGCCACCGACCGCGTGGCGTTCTCGCGCAAGCCCGAGCGCTGGCACATCGCCACCCTGATGCTGACCGCCGCACCCCTGGCCGCGCGCGACCTGCTCCACCTGCCGCTGGCGCAGCTGTAG
- a CDS encoding Tll0287-like domain-containing protein, whose translation MKKTLILVLLLTGCATPGAVTQKPDPKQVDEMRATAKTLAMQLGGKLKAEMEANGPAAAVGVCKKIAPQIAADLSKQTGWKVGRVGTRVRNAETGTPDAWNAKALAEFSQRMKQGEKPDAMELAEVVAEPSGKYLRYAKAIAVQPLCLTCHGSPKDIPEGVKARLQAEYPMDKATGYSLGELRGAVVVKRPL comes from the coding sequence ATGAAAAAAACCCTCATCCTCGTTCTGCTGCTCACCGGTTGCGCAACACCCGGAGCCGTGACGCAAAAGCCCGACCCCAAACAGGTCGATGAAATGCGCGCCACCGCCAAAACCCTGGCCATGCAACTTGGCGGCAAACTCAAGGCGGAAATGGAAGCCAACGGGCCTGCAGCCGCTGTCGGTGTGTGCAAGAAAATAGCGCCGCAAATCGCCGCTGACTTGTCCAAACAGACCGGGTGGAAAGTGGGCCGCGTGGGAACCCGCGTACGCAATGCCGAAACGGGCACCCCCGATGCCTGGAATGCAAAGGCGCTGGCGGAATTCTCGCAGCGCATGAAACAGGGCGAAAAACCCGATGCGATGGAACTGGCTGAAGTCGTCGCCGAACCTTCCGGGAAGTATCTGCGTTACGCCAAAGCCATCGCGGTGCAGCCCCTGTGCCTCACCTGCCACGGTTCGCCCAAGGACATTCCCGAGGGCGTAAAAGCCCGCCTGCAGGCCGAATACCCGATGGACAAGGCCACGGGGTACAGCCTGGGCGAATTGCGCGGGGCGGTGGTGGTCAAGCGGCCGCTGTAA
- the purB gene encoding adenylosuccinate lyase: protein MSLSTLTALSPLDGRYHSKIDGLRPYFSEFGLIHHRVLVEVEWLKALSREAAIAEVPPFSAATVAELDQLVAGFSEVDAQAVKDIEKTTNHDVKAVEYWLKNKLAGNAEVMKVNEFIHFACTSEDINNLSHALMLKSARDGVMLPGLEKVIARLRELAHELAAQPMLSRTHGQPASPSTVGKELANVVYRLERQKARIAGVEILGKINGAVGNYNAHLSAYPEIDWEQFAKGFVEGLGLSFNPYTIQIEPHDYMAELFDAFGRANTILIDMDRDVWGYISVGYFKQKVKAGEVGSSTMPHKVNPIDFENSEGNLGLANALLRHLSEKLPISRWQRDLTDSTVLRNMGVGLGYALLGYESAVRGLGKLEVNPLRLDDDLDHNWEVLAEPIQTVMRRYGVANPYEQLKELTRGKSGINRDTLHAFIQNLAIPEGEKQRLLQMTPGNYIGIAVELAKRV from the coding sequence ATGAGTCTTTCCACCCTCACCGCGCTGTCCCCCCTGGACGGGCGCTACCACAGCAAAATCGACGGCCTGCGTCCGTATTTCAGCGAATTCGGCCTGATCCACCACCGCGTGCTGGTGGAAGTGGAATGGCTCAAGGCCTTGAGCCGCGAGGCGGCCATCGCCGAAGTGCCGCCCTTCTCCGCCGCCACCGTGGCCGAGCTGGACCAGCTGGTTGCGGGCTTCTCGGAAGTCGATGCGCAAGCGGTGAAGGACATCGAGAAGACTACCAACCACGACGTCAAAGCCGTCGAATACTGGCTCAAGAACAAGCTCGCCGGCAACGCCGAAGTGATGAAGGTGAACGAGTTCATCCATTTCGCCTGCACCTCCGAGGACATCAACAACCTGTCGCACGCGCTGATGCTGAAATCGGCGCGCGACGGCGTGATGCTGCCGGGCCTGGAAAAAGTCATCGCCCGACTGCGCGAACTGGCGCACGAACTCGCCGCCCAGCCCATGCTGTCGCGCACCCACGGCCAGCCGGCTTCGCCCTCCACGGTCGGCAAGGAACTGGCCAACGTGGTATACCGCCTGGAGCGCCAGAAGGCGCGCATCGCCGGCGTGGAAATCCTCGGCAAGATCAACGGCGCAGTGGGCAACTACAACGCGCATCTGTCCGCCTACCCGGAAATCGACTGGGAGCAGTTTGCCAAGGGATTTGTCGAAGGACTGGGCTTGTCGTTCAACCCCTACACCATCCAGATCGAGCCGCACGATTACATGGCCGAGCTGTTCGACGCTTTCGGCCGCGCCAACACTATCCTGATCGACATGGACCGCGACGTCTGGGGCTATATTTCGGTCGGCTACTTCAAGCAGAAGGTCAAGGCGGGCGAAGTGGGCTCCTCCACCATGCCGCACAAGGTCAATCCCATCGACTTCGAGAACTCGGAAGGCAACCTCGGGCTGGCCAACGCGCTGCTGCGCCACCTCTCCGAAAAGCTGCCGATCTCGCGCTGGCAGCGCGACCTCACCGATTCCACCGTGCTGCGCAACATGGGCGTGGGCCTGGGTTACGCCCTGCTCGGCTATGAATCCGCCGTGCGCGGCCTGGGCAAGCTGGAAGTCAACCCGCTGCGCCTGGACGACGACCTCGACCACAACTGGGAAGTGCTCGCCGAGCCGATCCAGACCGTAATGCGCCGCTACGGCGTGGCCAACCCCTACGAGCAATTGAAGGAACTCACGCGCGGCAAGAGCGGCATCAACCGCGACACGCTGCACGCCTTCATCCAGAACCTGGCGATCCCGGAGGGTGAGAAACAGCGCCTGCTGCAGATGACGCCGGGCAACTACATCGGCATCGCGGTCGAGCTGGCGAAACGAGTTTAG